A stretch of the Leptospiraceae bacterium genome encodes the following:
- a CDS encoding 3-deoxy-7-phosphoheptulonate synthase codes for MTIQTDNLRILETHSLIPPGVIVEDIPVSDKAADTVSKARNDISNILQGNDDRVIVVLGPCSVHDINAVMEYGHRLKGIMPHFERQLFIVMRVYFEKPRTTVGWKGFINDPDLDGSFKINKGLQLARKLLVDLTDSGIPCGTEFLDVVSPQYIADLVAWGAIGARTTESQVHRELASGLSCPVGFKNGTDGNVQIAVDAIKASHSTHHFLSITKYGNTAIFKTSGNKDTHVILRGGNSGPNYYAEHIEKTSELLKKNKLPSGVMVDCSHGNSKKDFNKQVLVMHSLCEQIAGGSRNIVGAMIESHLKEGSQSIDNKPLEYGKSITDACVSWEITVPMLEELAEAVETRRNRT; via the coding sequence ATGACGATCCAAACAGATAATTTAAGAATTTTGGAAACCCACTCCCTGATTCCACCGGGAGTAATTGTGGAAGATATACCCGTCTCCGATAAGGCTGCCGATACGGTGTCTAAGGCCAGGAATGATATATCCAATATCCTTCAGGGAAATGATGATAGAGTAATTGTGGTTTTAGGTCCCTGTTCCGTTCATGATATAAATGCGGTTATGGAATACGGCCATCGCTTAAAAGGAATCATGCCACATTTTGAAAGACAGCTTTTCATAGTCATGCGCGTTTATTTCGAGAAACCCAGAACTACAGTGGGTTGGAAAGGTTTTATCAATGATCCAGATCTGGATGGCAGCTTTAAAATCAATAAAGGACTGCAATTAGCCAGGAAACTCCTTGTGGATCTGACCGACAGCGGAATTCCCTGCGGAACCGAGTTTTTAGATGTAGTTAGTCCGCAGTACATTGCTGACCTGGTTGCCTGGGGTGCCATAGGGGCCCGTACCACCGAAAGTCAGGTGCACAGAGAACTCGCTTCCGGTCTATCCTGTCCGGTAGGTTTCAAAAATGGAACCGATGGAAATGTGCAAATAGCTGTAGATGCCATCAAAGCTTCTCACTCCACTCACCATTTCCTTTCCATTACAAAATATGGGAATACCGCAATCTTCAAAACTTCCGGGAATAAGGATACACATGTCATCCTCAGGGGCGGAAACTCAGGTCCGAATTATTATGCTGAACACATAGAAAAAACCTCGGAGCTATTAAAGAAAAACAAACTTCCGAGCGGGGTTATGGTAGATTGCAGCCATGGAAACAGTAAAAAAGATTTCAACAAACAGGTTCTTGTTATGCATAGCCTCTGCGAACAGATTGCCGGTGGTTCCAGGAATATTGTTGGAGCCATGATAGAAAGTCATTTAAAAGAAGGAAGTCAGTCCATAGACAATAAACCTTTAGAATACGGAAAAAGCATTACCGATGCCTGCGTTTCCTGGGAAATAACCGTTCCTATGCTCGAAGAACTGGCTGAAGCTGTAGAAACCCGCAGAAATCGGACTTGA
- a CDS encoding CHAT domain-containing protein encodes MEKSYNLDIGDYESDFIQETEYDWGIHFYLKAIKEILNTELNIIHSFFHYEKHNKKEINRNISNYFYNHIPELLLNELLKDFSENESFFLCYFAIPIDIYNNLINTRIDEWDFELILSKLLRGKSVFRNGSFREIKNFEKIVVYDFAISRDDLLELSDFMSIYAMSKIEEKRILETCNKYYGIKLYYTTYQKIKNRDIYDYLNPKLGHLLKELEAVNKETAAHLFGNSFWNRFSFKIKNIFNEIYDISIKAYPIRNTDISLENFFDFSDCSKILDNLTIDWNSIETEFSIDMLSERGRYCFNFIENNGGLDESWDLEITKRKLPKDLLVDEYGNPIEIISHTLQLMMKSLSLKDKEIIYEYYFRQGELKRIRLYDVFSWTLFCNGKPEKAVFFDYIFFLRSGQFNLHKIIRYILSVKSEKKYKKIDYWNLSKGKYSKEETKDFHIIRHLEGYHFNFHDDLDNKLKKFSNAITTDISNQDEINSIIESANYTINHMIDDHESVNILKNFIHRISTFHEEVVIYYLKISNILKALDYLEIHRNTMFNLMVSSIDINLDYVKNIVTKMVFVNKNKIRSSVKDYNLFNDLSTVITQKKLIVNTPKHPENEFTKVSETLIKMLSEIDTVLVFFEHNNRLMVFECTNQGIKNIPIEIKANNLKRKIETYKVIIKKHIITQESQKQALELSKSFHELILKNCESLEKCKNLYLIPYGIFHELPFESIIVNGQLFSVLYRISYEINLSRIINNIDKKLLLSHIGYIVNPTKDLPKSVDDIKNINNPIIEYSNIFIDRDKIFTIFDSLDILHLGTHGIFYKDEVLLSGLLLGKNVLYTCFDILFKKFNKLKVVVLGACSTAKGEIVKGGDYMGVVSSFLSSGVNAVIAARWDIDDTASSIFFSNFYKYFLNGKSLQESLEQSRSDIMKDKNFSSPLYWAGWSLYGNGNIFYKDVL; translated from the coding sequence GTGGAAAAAAGTTATAATTTAGATATAGGTGATTACGAAAGTGATTTTATTCAAGAAACTGAATATGATTGGGGCATACATTTTTATCTTAAGGCTATAAAAGAAATTCTTAATACAGAACTGAATATTATCCATTCTTTTTTCCATTATGAAAAGCATAACAAGAAAGAAATCAATAGAAATATTAGCAATTATTTTTATAACCATATTCCTGAGCTCTTATTAAATGAACTTTTAAAAGATTTTTCTGAAAATGAATCATTCTTTCTTTGCTATTTTGCTATACCCATAGATATTTACAATAATTTAATAAATACCAGAATTGATGAATGGGACTTTGAACTAATATTATCGAAATTACTTAGAGGAAAAAGTGTATTTCGAAATGGATCTTTTAGAGAAATAAAAAATTTTGAAAAAATAGTAGTTTATGATTTTGCTATTTCAAGAGATGATTTACTGGAGTTGTCTGACTTTATGTCAATATATGCAATGTCAAAAATTGAAGAAAAGAGAATATTAGAAACGTGTAACAAATATTATGGTATAAAATTATATTATACTACATATCAAAAAATTAAAAATCGAGATATTTATGATTATCTTAACCCCAAACTAGGCCATTTATTAAAAGAATTGGAAGCAGTTAATAAAGAAACAGCAGCTCATTTGTTTGGCAACTCATTTTGGAATCGGTTTAGTTTTAAAATCAAAAATATTTTCAATGAAATATATGACATTTCTATTAAAGCATATCCTATTCGGAATACAGATATTTCACTAGAAAATTTTTTTGATTTCTCTGATTGTAGTAAAATATTAGATAATTTAACGATTGATTGGAATTCTATCGAGACTGAATTTTCTATAGATATGCTATCAGAGCGAGGTCGATATTGTTTTAATTTTATTGAAAACAATGGTGGACTAGATGAATCATGGGATCTCGAAATAACAAAACGTAAACTGCCTAAAGATTTACTCGTTGATGAGTATGGAAATCCTATAGAAATAATATCACACACTCTTCAGCTTATGATGAAATCCTTATCATTAAAAGACAAAGAAATTATATACGAATATTATTTTCGTCAAGGCGAATTAAAAAGAATTAGGTTATATGATGTTTTTTCTTGGACATTGTTTTGCAACGGAAAACCAGAAAAAGCAGTTTTTTTTGACTATATTTTTTTTCTTCGTTCAGGACAATTCAATTTACATAAGATAATCAGATATATACTATCTGTAAAATCAGAAAAAAAATATAAAAAAATAGATTATTGGAATTTAAGTAAAGGGAAATATTCTAAAGAAGAAACTAAAGACTTTCATATCATTCGGCATTTGGAAGGGTATCATTTTAATTTCCATGATGACCTTGATAATAAGTTAAAAAAATTTAGTAACGCCATCACTACTGATATAAGTAATCAAGATGAAATTAATTCGATCATTGAAAGTGCTAATTACACTATAAATCATATGATTGATGATCATGAATCTGTAAATATTTTAAAAAATTTTATTCATCGAATATCTACTTTTCATGAAGAAGTTGTAATTTACTATTTAAAAATATCTAATATACTAAAAGCACTTGATTATTTGGAAATACATCGTAATACAATGTTTAATCTCATGGTGTCCTCTATAGATATTAATTTGGATTATGTAAAAAATATCGTAACTAAAATGGTTTTTGTAAATAAGAATAAAATAAGAAGTTCAGTGAAAGATTATAATTTATTTAATGATCTTTCAACTGTTATTACCCAAAAGAAATTAATAGTTAATACACCTAAGCATCCTGAAAATGAGTTTACTAAAGTTTCTGAAACATTAATAAAGATGTTGTCTGAAATAGATACAGTGCTTGTATTTTTTGAACACAACAATCGTCTCATGGTTTTTGAATGTACTAATCAAGGAATTAAAAATATTCCGATAGAAATTAAAGCTAATAATTTAAAACGAAAAATTGAAACTTATAAAGTTATTATTAAAAAGCATATTATCACTCAAGAATCTCAAAAGCAAGCACTAGAATTAAGCAAGTCCTTCCACGAATTAATCTTGAAAAATTGTGAATCCTTAGAGAAATGTAAAAATTTATATCTTATTCCATACGGTATTTTTCACGAGTTGCCTTTTGAAAGTATTATAGTTAATGGACAGCTTTTTTCAGTTTTATATAGAATATCATATGAAATTAACTTATCTAGAATTATTAATAATATAGATAAGAAGTTATTACTAAGTCATATTGGATATATTGTTAATCCAACAAAAGATTTACCAAAAAGTGTTGATGATATAAAAAATATCAATAACCCAATTATAGAATATTCTAATATATTCATTGATAGAGATAAAATTTTTACTATTTTTGATAGTCTTGATATTCTTCATTTAGGAACCCATGGAATCTTTTATAAGGATGAGGTTTTATTATCTGGTTTGCTTTTAGGAAAAAATGTTTTGTATACTTGTTTTGATATACTTTTTAAAAAGTTTAATAAATTAAAAGTTGTAGTCTTAGGGGCTTGCTCTACAGCAAAAGGAGAAATTGTAAAAGGTGGTGATTATATGGGAGTTGTTAGTTCATTTTTAAGTTCAGGAGTTAATGCAGTCATAGCGGCTCGATGGGATATCGATGATACTGCATCGTCCATTTTTTTTTCAAATTTTTATAAATATTTTTTAAATGGTAAAAGCTTGCAAGAATCACTAGAACAATCTAGAAGCGATATTATGAAAGATAAAAATTTTTCCAGCCCTTTGTATTGGGCTGGATGGTCTTTGTATGGAAATGGAAATATATTTTATAAGGATGTTTTATGA
- a CDS encoding helix-turn-helix transcriptional regulator, whose protein sequence is MNKEKYKELFTYLGMKQKDFAQKYGVQASNLSDIVNGRAKHLPIDVILKLNEEHGFSIKWLI, encoded by the coding sequence ATGAATAAAGAAAAATACAAAGAGCTATTTACATACCTTGGCATGAAGCAGAAAGATTTTGCTCAAAAGTATGGTGTCCAAGCTTCCAATTTAAGTGATATTGTTAATGGTAGAGCTAAACATCTCCCAATCGATGTTATTCTTAAACTAAATGAAGAGCATGGGTTTAGTATTAAATGGCTAATATAG
- the sucC gene encoding ADP-forming succinate--CoA ligase subunit beta, whose protein sequence is MKIHEYQAKEVIRRHKVNVPFGKVIDSLDGFNAAYTEVSAKSPVVVVKAQIHAGGRGKGGGVKVTKTKEDARTAAEKILGMQLITHQTGPEGKKVLKVYLEQGIEIAKEYYISLLLDRATKKTIIMASSEGGMEIEEVAASNPEKIIKISVDPGIGLQANQARELAFSLGLPNEALKSAVPFFLALHDAYIKEDCSLLEINPLILTKQNEIIAGDCKITFDDNALYRSPVNAAFRDKSEEDPLELKASEYNLNYVKLDGNIGCMVNGAGLAMATMDIIKHAGAEPANFLDVGGGANVETVTNGFKIILGDPHVKAIFVNIFGGIVRCDRVAQGIVEAAKAVDIKVPLMVRLKGTNAEEGKKILRESGLELITADELSDAAEKIPNLIK, encoded by the coding sequence ATGAAAATTCATGAATATCAGGCGAAGGAAGTTATAAGAAGGCATAAGGTAAATGTTCCTTTTGGAAAGGTCATTGATAGCCTTGATGGTTTCAATGCCGCATATACAGAAGTCTCTGCAAAATCCCCTGTTGTCGTGGTCAAAGCACAGATCCACGCCGGAGGAAGAGGAAAAGGGGGAGGTGTAAAAGTCACCAAAACCAAGGAAGACGCAAGAACAGCAGCAGAGAAAATTCTGGGAATGCAATTAATTACCCACCAGACCGGACCGGAAGGCAAAAAAGTACTGAAAGTCTATCTTGAACAGGGAATTGAAATCGCAAAGGAATACTACATCAGTCTTCTTTTAGACCGTGCTACCAAGAAAACTATCATCATGGCCTCTTCAGAGGGTGGAATGGAGATAGAAGAAGTAGCTGCGAGTAATCCGGAAAAAATCATTAAAATTTCTGTTGATCCGGGAATCGGCCTTCAGGCAAACCAGGCAAGAGAGCTGGCATTTAGTTTAGGACTTCCGAACGAAGCGCTAAAATCAGCCGTTCCGTTCTTTTTAGCTCTTCATGATGCCTATATTAAAGAAGATTGTTCTCTCTTAGAAATAAACCCTTTAATTCTTACCAAACAAAACGAAATCATCGCCGGTGACTGTAAAATTACCTTTGATGATAACGCTCTTTACAGAAGCCCTGTGAATGCAGCTTTCCGGGATAAATCAGAAGAAGACCCCTTAGAACTCAAAGCCAGCGAATACAACCTGAACTACGTAAAATTAGATGGAAATATTGGCTGTATGGTAAACGGGGCCGGACTTGCCATGGCCACCATGGATATTATCAAACACGCAGGAGCCGAGCCGGCTAACTTCCTTGACGTAGGGGGCGGTGCCAATGTGGAAACTGTTACAAACGGGTTTAAGATTATCTTAGGCGATCCACACGTAAAAGCCATTTTTGTAAACATTTTCGGTGGAATCGTTCGTTGTGATAGAGTAGCCCAGGGTATCGTAGAAGCAGCGAAAGCAGTGGATATTAAAGTTCCTCTGATGGTTCGTTTAAAAGGAACCAATGCGGAAGAAGGAAAAAAAATCCTGAGAGAAAGCGGTCTTGAACTGATTACCGCAGATGAGCTTTCCGATGCAGCGGAAAAAATTCCCAACCTGATTAAATAG
- a CDS encoding DUF4375 domain-containing protein, producing the protein MFPDTFDIQQKVFSHYYDFGFAKNKAKGLNDAQKVICYYFVCDGLIDNGGFISILQETSGGYNDGFLIALKDIKDENGYNIFLDIVSIYKDYRKYFNNQEIPPQLDEESDKFDKDLESKLNTLEDNWYKDSSEREKNFKEYLKVHKNELIKIK; encoded by the coding sequence ATGTTTCCTGATACTTTTGATATTCAACAAAAAGTATTTAGTCATTACTATGATTTTGGATTTGCTAAAAACAAAGCAAAAGGATTAAATGATGCTCAGAAGGTAATATGTTATTATTTTGTTTGCGATGGTTTAATTGATAATGGTGGATTTATTTCAATTCTTCAAGAGACCTCTGGAGGATATAATGATGGATTTTTAATCGCTCTTAAGGATATTAAAGATGAGAATGGATATAATATTTTTTTAGATATTGTCTCAATTTATAAGGATTATAGAAAATACTTTAATAACCAGGAGATTCCGCCTCAGTTGGATGAGGAATCTGATAAGTTTGATAAGGATTTGGAAAGTAAATTAAATACTTTAGAGGATAATTGGTATAAGGATTCTTCAGAACGAGAAAAAAATTTTAAAGAATATTTAAAGGTACATAAAAACGAGTTAATAAAAATAAAATAA
- a CDS encoding nucleotidyltransferase domain-containing protein, which produces MRNIIKTLKLKLKDNPYFISEKVYIRGSCALGKETDRSDVDLLIVSEDFEGVNILKRKLLVSKAMDKALERELDVMCLRY; this is translated from the coding sequence TTGAGAAATATAATAAAAACTTTAAAGTTAAAACTAAAGGATAATCCTTATTTTATATCAGAGAAAGTTTATATTCGTGGTTCCTGTGCTTTGGGTAAAGAAACTGACCGTTCAGACGTAGATTTACTAATAGTTTCAGAAGATTTTGAAGGAGTAAATATTCTTAAAAGAAAATTACTTGTTTCTAAAGCTATGGATAAAGCTTTAGAAAGAGAATTAGATGTAATGTGTTTAAGATATTAA
- a CDS encoding immunity 53 family protein, translated as MNTLQFIQDWYYSQCNGDREHSYGILIKTIDNPGWHVEIDLQETEIETLNIPYELHEQSEEDWYTFEVKDKTFKANGDPTKLEFLLEKFKELTEKAVLLDNQKTALKLSV; from the coding sequence ATGAATACTTTACAATTTATACAAGACTGGTACTATTCCCAATGTAATGGTGACAGAGAGCACAGCTATGGTATTTTAATAAAAACCATAGACAATCCCGGATGGCATGTAGAAATTGATTTACAGGAAACGGAAATAGAAACTCTAAATATTCCCTATGAATTGCATGAACAATCAGAAGAAGATTGGTATACATTTGAAGTTAAAGATAAAACTTTCAAAGCAAACGGTGACCCTACAAAATTAGAATTCCTTTTAGAAAAATTTAAAGAACTCACTGAAAAAGCAGTCCTATTGGATAATCAAAAAACAGCCCTCAAACTGAGCGTATAA
- a CDS encoding isoprenylcysteine carboxylmethyltransferase family protein, translating into MRYVSIGLIILFYIFFFLRALILKNKIGRSIKANDLVLNIAILCAGISSFLFILQMTVPSFGKYIFTIPHIYYIEIAGTILIAIGLIFSTIASLNLGNSWRVGVHEQEKTSLVTTGIYKISRNPYFFFYDIVLIGLSLSSFSMIVTTFSLATIILFHLLILKEEKYLDSVHGDDYKKYKKETRRYI; encoded by the coding sequence ATGAGATACGTTTCTATAGGTTTAATAATTCTTTTCTATATTTTTTTCTTCTTAAGAGCACTTATTTTAAAAAATAAGATTGGTAGAAGTATAAAAGCAAATGATTTAGTTTTAAATATCGCCATTCTTTGTGCGGGAATTTCAAGTTTCCTTTTCATTCTCCAAATGACTGTGCCATCCTTCGGGAAATATATATTTACCATACCCCACATTTACTACATTGAAATTGCAGGAACTATCCTTATTGCAATTGGCTTAATTTTTAGTACGATAGCATCATTAAACCTTGGAAATTCTTGGAGAGTTGGTGTTCATGAACAGGAAAAGACATCTTTGGTCACAACCGGAATTTACAAAATATCACGTAATCCATACTTTTTCTTTTATGATATCGTACTTATTGGTCTTTCATTATCATCATTTTCAATGATTGTTACAACATTTTCTCTGGCGACGATAATTTTGTTTCACTTGTTGATTCTCAAGGAAGAAAAATATTTAGATAGTGTTCATGGTGATGATTACAAAAAATACAAAAAGGAAACAAGAAGATATATCTGA
- a CDS encoding type II toxin-antitoxin system RelE/ParE family toxin: MENENKKGESYRFEPEARKDLEDSFLWYEKQKKGLGLEFANEVFDTAEELGKKRRSTVEMHSNPSISSVKKTKLKRFPFSLYYVLKETLISIVAVWHDRRNPESLKNRK; the protein is encoded by the coding sequence ATGGAAAATGAAAACAAAAAGGGAGAGAGCTATCGCTTTGAACCGGAGGCCAGGAAAGACCTGGAAGATTCCTTTCTCTGGTATGAGAAGCAGAAGAAAGGTTTGGGTTTAGAGTTTGCTAATGAGGTTTTTGATACTGCGGAAGAGCTTGGAAAAAAGAGGAGAAGCACTGTAGAGATGCATAGCAATCCATCTATATCTTCGGTGAAGAAAACGAAGCTAAAGCGTTTCCCTTTCTCCCTCTATTACGTTCTCAAAGAAACCCTGATTTCAATAGTTGCCGTCTGGCATGACAGGAGAAATCCGGAATCTTTGAAAAACAGAAAATAA
- the sucD gene encoding succinate--CoA ligase subunit alpha: MAVLVDKNTRLVVQGITGKEGAFHTSQMIEYGTNVVAGVTPGKGGQKSEHGVPVFNSVKDAIAKEGANAAVIFVPPPFAADAILEGIYNELPLIVCITEGIPAHDMLKVNSVLRHSKTVLIGPNCPGVISPGKCKIGIMPGFIHKEGRIGVVSRSGTLTYEAVGQLSNLGMGQSTCIGIGGDPIIGTTHTDALKFLNSDPDTDGIVMIGEIGGTAEEEAAEYIKNHVKKPVVGFIAGQTAPPGKRMGHAGAIISGGMGTAESKMKAMAEAGVHVCKSPADLGVTMKKALGK, encoded by the coding sequence ATGGCAGTTTTAGTAGATAAGAATACAAGGCTTGTAGTACAGGGGATCACCGGGAAAGAAGGTGCCTTCCACACTTCCCAGATGATTGAATACGGAACCAATGTAGTGGCCGGAGTAACTCCCGGTAAAGGCGGACAAAAAAGCGAACACGGAGTTCCGGTTTTTAATAGTGTAAAAGATGCTATTGCCAAAGAAGGGGCAAATGCAGCGGTTATTTTCGTTCCTCCTCCTTTTGCAGCAGATGCTATATTAGAGGGAATTTATAATGAATTACCTCTGATTGTTTGTATTACAGAAGGAATTCCCGCACACGATATGCTGAAGGTAAATAGCGTATTACGCCATTCTAAAACAGTATTAATCGGGCCGAACTGTCCGGGGGTTATCTCACCGGGAAAATGCAAGATAGGGATTATGCCGGGCTTTATTCACAAAGAAGGAAGAATCGGTGTAGTATCTCGTTCCGGAACCTTAACCTATGAAGCTGTAGGACAGTTAAGTAATTTAGGAATGGGACAGTCTACCTGTATCGGAATCGGGGGAGACCCTATTATCGGAACCACCCATACCGATGCACTGAAGTTCTTGAACAGTGATCCGGATACAGATGGAATCGTAATGATAGGTGAAATCGGTGGAACGGCAGAAGAAGAAGCAGCCGAATACATCAAGAACCATGTAAAAAAACCGGTTGTAGGTTTTATCGCCGGCCAAACAGCTCCTCCCGGAAAACGTATGGGACACGCAGGTGCTATCATCAGCGGTGGAATGGGAACTGCGGAATCCAAAATGAAGGCTATGGCAGAAGCCGGGGTTCATGTTTGTAAATCACCTGCCGATCTCGGTGTAACCATGAAAAAAGCTCTCGGTAAATGA
- a CDS encoding XisI protein → MDKLESYRDIIINILKEEAKVKPSNLPDIDIQVITDKENDHYFLYHVGWNELDRIHDCIFHLDIIDDKIWIQENNTDEELSTLFLEKGVPKSDIVLGLQPPYNRKYTEFAIA, encoded by the coding sequence ATGGATAAATTAGAATCTTATAGAGACATAATAATAAATATTCTTAAAGAGGAAGCAAAAGTAAAACCTTCCAATTTACCAGACATTGATATTCAAGTTATAACAGATAAAGAAAATGATCATTATTTCTTATATCATGTTGGCTGGAATGAACTGGATAGAATTCATGATTGTATATTTCATTTGGACATTATTGACGATAAAATTTGGATTCAAGAAAATAATACAGATGAAGAACTATCTACTTTATTTTTAGAAAAAGGAGTTCCTAAGTCCGACATTGTTCTTGGATTACAACCACCTTATAATAGAAAATATACCGAATTTGCTATTGCTTGA